The genomic segment CAGGGCGGGGGGGGGGGGGGGTAGTGCTTGTATTTACTACACTTAGAGATTTTTTGTTCTTCTTTGACAGTAGTGCCAAGACGAATCGACAGACCAAGGTCTACAGCAAATAACCCAACTGACATCGTTGCCATCCCATCAAGAAGCCATCAGATACGTACGGCAGCATGTAAATTGTATGGTAATTGCCACATAATACCGTAAAACTTTATAAAAGCAACAAGTAAATTCCTCAAGTGCCCGCGTGTGTTGGTGGCATTCCGTCACACGCGCGTCAGCCAGCCGTGGGCATCCTCGCCCTCGCCGGTGGTGACTGCGAAGAACCGGTCCTGGATCTCTTTCGTGACCGGACCGCGGGATCCGCCGCCCACGGTGATGCGGTCGATGGACCGGACCGGCGTCACCTCCACGGCGCTGCCCACGAAGAAGACTTCGTCGGCGATGTAGAGCATTTCCCGGGGGATGTCCTGTTCGACGACCTCGAACCCGGCGTCCTGCGCAAGCGTCATGACGGAGTTGCGGGTTATGCCACCGAGGACCGAGGCCGCCAGGCTGTTCGTGATGACCCGCCCTTCCTTCACGACGAAGATGTTCTCGCCGCTTCCCTCGCTGATCAGGCCGTCGGTGTTCAGGGCTATGCCCTCGCTGTACCCGTTCTCAATGGCCTCCATGCGGATCAACTGGGAGTTGAGGTAGTTTCCGCCGGCCTTCGACAGGGCGGGGTGGGTATTCGGCGCGGGTCGGGTCCAGGACGAGATGCACACGTCCACGCCGTTCTCCAGTACGTCGTCGCCGAGATAGGCGCCCCAGTCCCATGTACCGATGGCGACTTCCACAGGGCATCCCAGGGGGTCGACGCTGAGCAGGCCGTACCCGCGGTAGACGACGGGACGGACGTAACAGGACGTGTGCTTGTTGGTCCGGATGGTTTCCAGTACCGCTTCGCTGATTTCTTCTCTGGAGTAGGGGATTTCGACCCGGTAGATCTTGCAGGAATCGAAGAGCCTGTCCACGTGCTCCTGTAGCCGGAATACCGCGGATCCCTGTTTCGTCTCGTAGCAGCGCATGCCCTCGAAGAAACTCGAACCGTAATGTACCACGTGGGAAAGTACGTGGATCTTTGCGTCTCGCCAGGGTACCAGTTTCCCATTGAGCCAGATGTATTCGGCCTCCGGCAGGGTGGCCATCGAGGTCTCCTCTCTGCGGTTCGGTTCGCGCCTTGCAATCCGGTGCAATCTGGCGCAAACTAGGGGGCGAACCCCCCGTTGTCAAGGGCAAAAGGCCTTGACACCCTCTTCGCGAACCCCCTAGCTTACCCCATGACGCAATCGGAAAATGACGCGGTGTTCATGCGCCAGGCGCTGGAGCTTGCGGCGAAGGGAATCGGGCGGACCAGTCCCAATCCCATGGTGGGTTCCGTGGTCGTCCTCGACGGCGGCGTCCTGGGCCGGGGATACTACCGGGAATATGGCGGGCAACATGCCGAGCCGCAGGCGCTCGAGGAGGCCGGCGGCCGCGCGCGTGGGGCCGAGTTGTACGTTACCCTGGAGCCCTGCTGTCACCAGGGCAGTACGCCGCCGTGCACGGACGCGATCATCGCATCGGGCATCGCCCGGGTCCACGTCGCCATGACCGATCCGGACAGGCGCGTGTCCGGCAAAGGGATCGAACGCCTGCGCGCGGCGGGCATAGCCGTGGAGACGGGCCTCCTGGAATCGGAAGCGCGAGAGCTGAACACGGCCTACATACACCACCGGGAGACCGGTCGGCCCTTCGTGCTGCTCAAGCTCGCCCAGACCCTGGACGGCCGCATCGCCACGCGGAACGGCCAGTCGCAGTGGATCACCGGGGAGGACGCGCGGAAACGGGTACACCTGATGCGCAGCCGGGCGGACGCCGTGCTCGTGGGGATCGACACCGTGCTGGCGGACGACCCACGGCTCACGGTCCGTCACGTGGACGGGCGCCAGCCCCGTCGAATCGTGCTCGACAGCCTGGCCCGGACTCCGCTGGACGCACGGATATTGAACGGAGAAGCGCCGGCGACCATATGCGTTACGGACGCGGCGGACGCGGATCGGATCGACGGTCTGAAAGGGGCGGGCGCCGAGGTGCTCGTTCTGCCTGCCGGGGACGGATCCATTCCGCTGGAGCCACTCAAAGCGGCGCTTGGATCGGCCGGGATCGTGACCCTCATGGTAGAGGGCGGCAGCCGCGTCGCCACTTCCTTCCTGCGGGAAGGAGCGGTCGACCGGATCGCCTGCTTCGTCGCGCCGCGCATACTGGGCGCGGGGATTCCATCCATCGCCGATCTGGAACTGGACGACCTCTCCAGGGCCATAGATCTGCGGGATACGCGGGTGGAACAACT from the Gemmatimonadota bacterium genome contains:
- the ribD gene encoding bifunctional diaminohydroxyphosphoribosylaminopyrimidine deaminase/5-amino-6-(5-phosphoribosylamino)uracil reductase RibD; the protein is MTQSENDAVFMRQALELAAKGIGRTSPNPMVGSVVVLDGGVLGRGYYREYGGQHAEPQALEEAGGRARGAELYVTLEPCCHQGSTPPCTDAIIASGIARVHVAMTDPDRRVSGKGIERLRAAGIAVETGLLESEARELNTAYIHHRETGRPFVLLKLAQTLDGRIATRNGQSQWITGEDARKRVHLMRSRADAVLVGIDTVLADDPRLTVRHVDGRQPRRIVLDSLARTPLDARILNGEAPATICVTDAADADRIDGLKGAGAEVLVLPAGDGSIPLEPLKAALGSAGIVTLMVEGGSRVATSFLREGAVDRIACFVAPRILGAGIPSIADLELDDLSRAIDLRDTRVEQLGGDFLITGTPGYA
- a CDS encoding branched-chain amino acid transaminase: MATLPEAEYIWLNGKLVPWRDAKIHVLSHVVHYGSSFFEGMRCYETKQGSAVFRLQEHVDRLFDSCKIYRVEIPYSREEISEAVLETIRTNKHTSCYVRPVVYRGYGLLSVDPLGCPVEVAIGTWDWGAYLGDDVLENGVDVCISSWTRPAPNTHPALSKAGGNYLNSQLIRMEAIENGYSEGIALNTDGLISEGSGENIFVVKEGRVITNSLAASVLGGITRNSVMTLAQDAGFEVVEQDIPREMLYIADEVFFVGSAVEVTPVRSIDRITVGGGSRGPVTKEIQDRFFAVTTGEGEDAHGWLTRV